The Candida dubliniensis CD36 chromosome 5, complete sequence genome has a window encoding:
- a CDS encoding RanGTP-binding protein, putative (Similar to S. cerevisiae NSP1;~In S. cerevisiae: nucleoporin involved in nucleocytoplasmic transport, binds to either the nucleoplasmic or cytoplasmic faces of the nuclear pore complex depending on Ran-GTP levels; also has a role in chromatin organization), producing the protein MAKRVADEQITKDGMSNYSDNGPDAPAIASSDVLSRRKILKPKGRLGSNSTGTGSNAFGALNGPQQPMFSFGGSGSNAASGITSSQPAQSSNPFNFAKKPESSTTDKDSKIKALNENFIRAITQLNVPNTIADFTPIAQKYIDYYKSISKNEPSLNIASKEVKNPAQPPSASSFQFKPSTASAPSTTATATSFSFKPSAQPSESKLNGPVFSFKSNSQEQTTTKPAFSFNPPASSTTGSATTSTPSFTTKPISSSVQNEASKTENKRELINLDSDSDSESDKEQPKAKEVKVQGPMFTLTANPTTKSSPFTFDPKKLAKKNAPDSDDSEDDVEIKGPTFQFNKPIQDSVFKLTPNIANNTLKSDEKKEEAKSTPLFGATTQNKDQIATQTSLFGSSQNKLEETKAPNVFGDSFGSNGKTTEQKPASSFSFGSFQPKTDASANTETKKPETTLFSSGTTNSSSKPLFGSSNNETNAKPAFTFASTTDKKDESATATSSTTTTPSFLFGKQPNQTDGAKEAQSDKPATSLFGNSSDNANKSATTGFLFGTQKQEEESQTPKFTFGSSEAKPFAFGVPNKQGDSTTPPSFNFGSNSSNSAFSFGSKPAETFKFGEKQEDKKDEASSTLTTSSSSFGSTKPAFSFTFGSAKSEDKPEEEKNGDTVPEEETGGNFEPVAKLSNEQVDSKSGEENETAKFTIRSKLMEYDSKNSENPYTNKGIGELKVLFNEQTKKSRILIRADGSLRVLLNTLILSSVKYDSIGNGSLIRVPTIDADDSSRIITYVIKVKTPQDGEQLLKCINELK; encoded by the coding sequence ATGGCCAAAAGAGTCGCAGATGAGCAAATAACGAAAGATGGGATGTCTAATTATTCTGACAATGGACCAGATGCCCCTGCCATAGCCTCATCTGATGTCTTATCCAGGAGGAAGATATTGAAGCCAAAAGGAAGATTAGGTTCAAATAGCACTGGTACTGGCTCTAATGCATTTGGAGCATTGAATGGGCCACAACAACCTATGTTTTCCTTTGGTGGTAGCGGAAGCAATGCAGCATCAGGAATAACTTCATCCCAACCAGCTCAATCCAGTAATCCATTCAATTTTGCAAAGAAACCAGAATCCAGTACAACAGATAAAGACAGCAAGATTAAAGCATTAAATGAGAACTTTATTCGAGCCATCACTCAATTGAATGTACCTAATACAATAGCAGATTTCACTCCAATTGCACAGAAATATATTGACTATTACAAAAGTATACTGAAAAATGAGCCTTCCTTGAATATTGCATCCAAAGAAGTAAAAAATCCAGCCCAACCACCTTCGGCAAGTTCATTCCAATTCAAACCAAGTACGGCAAGTGCACCATCGACAACTGCGACGGCTACtctgttttcttttaaacCTTCTGCCCAACCATCGGAGTCTAAGCTAAACGGACCTGTATTTTCATTCAAGTCTAATTCACAAGAACAAACGACAACTAAACCTGCATTCTCGTTTAATCCACCAGCATCATCAACTACGGGATCTGCCACTACCTCAACTCCATCATTTACAACTAAACCAATTTCATCTTCTGTTCAAAATGAGGCATCAAAGACCGAAAACAAAAGGGAATTGATCAACTTAGACTCAGATTCGGATTCAGAATCCGACAAAGAACAGCCTAAAGCCAAAGAAGTTAAAGTTCAAGGTCCTATGTTTACCCTCACGGCCAACCCTACTACCAAATCATCACCATTTACATTTGATCCTAAAAAATTAGCCAAGAAAAATGCACCAGATTCAGATGATCTGGAAGATGACGTAGAGATCAAGGGTCCaacttttcaattcaacaagCCTATTCAAGATAGTGTATTTAAATTGACACCTAACATCGCAAACAATACATTAAAATCagatgaaaagaaagaagaagccAAGAGCACACCATTATTTGGTGCAACCACTCAAAACAAAGACCAGATAGCAACACAGACAAGTCTTTTTGGATCAAGTCAAAACAAGCTCGAAGAAACAAAAGCTCCAAATGTGTTTGGAGATTCATTTGGTTCAAATGGGAAGACTACGGAACAGAAACCAGCGAGTagcttttcttttggtaGCTTCCAACCTAAGACAGATGCTTCTGCAAACACTGAGACAAAGAAACCTGAAACTACGTTGTTTTCATCTGGTACCacaaattcttcttccaaGCCATTATTTGGATCTCTGAATAACGAAACAAATGCAAAACCGGCATTCACTTTTGCTTCTACCACTGATAAGAAAGATGAATCGGCTACAGCAACAAGTTCCACCACTACCACACCATCATTCTTATTTGGGAAACAACCAAATCAAACTGACGGCGCAAAGGAAGCTCAGAGTGATAAACCAGCAACTTCATTATTTGGTAATAGCTCAGATAATGCCAACAAGTCTGCCACCACTGGATTTTTATTTGGTACGCAGAAGCAAGAGGAGGAATCACAAACACCAAAATTCACGTTTGGTTCATCTGAAGCAAAACCATTTGCTTTTGGAGTTCCGAATAAACAAGGCGATTCTACAACTCCTCCTAGCTTTAATTTTGGATCGAATTCATCCAATAGTGCATTCTCGTTTGGTTCTAAACCAGCAGAAACATTTAAATTTGGTgaaaaacaagaagatAAAAAGGATGAAGCATCGTCAACGCTAACAACATCTTCTAGTTCATTTGGTCTGACAAAACCTGCATTTTCATTCACATTTGGTAGTGCAAAATCAGAAGATAAGCCAGAGGAGGAGAAGAATGGAGATACTGTACCTGAAGAGGAAACCGGTGGTAATTTTGAACCTGTCGCTAAATTATCGAATGAACAGGTTGATAGTAAGAGTGGGGAAGAGAATGAAACTGCAAAATTTACTATACGTTCGAAATTAATGGAATATGACTCCAAGAATTCCGAGAATCCATACACAAACAAAGGTATTGGAGAGTTGAAAGTGTTATTCAACGAGCAAACTAAAAAGTCTAGAATTTTAATACGTGCAGATGGAAGTTTGAGAGTTCTTTTGAATACATTAATTTTATCTAGTGTGAAGTATGATAGTATCGGTAATGGATCTTTGATTCGTGTTCCTACTATTGATGCTGACGATAGCTCGAGAATCATAACCTATGTGATCAAAGTAAAGACTCCGCAAGATGGAGAGCAGCTTTTGAAATGTATTAACGAATTGAAATAG
- a CDS encoding histone deacetylase complex subunit, putative (Similar to S. cerevisiae SAP30;~In S. cerevisiae: involved in silencing at telomeres, rDNA, and silent mating-type loci; involved in telomere maintenance) — protein MANRNSHKESASESESNTNTHTRHTTGSSSNSKISQKARNQLALQQQQQYLAKHINSNGPQDKPKLQPLDFTTYSDTALLKYSERYGFHNFSRIESLNSDILNSEIGKKTYSKRSNKNQKDTGRISKLEIANHVKNHFSSLPAKENDIITGFLYKVKHQDKEFKLTFQ, from the coding sequence ATGGCCAACCGAAATAGTCACAAAGAATCAGCATCAGAGTCCGAATCCAACACTAACACCCATACAAGACATACCACTGGATCATCATCGAATTCAAAGATATCACAAAAGGCAAGGAACCAATTAGcacttcaacaacaacagcagtaTTTGGCCAAACACATAAATTCAAACGGACCCCAAGATAAACCTAAGCTACAACCATTAGATTTTACTACATACAGTGACACTGCTTTGTTGAAATATTCAGAACGTTACGGATTTCACAATTTCTCTCGAATTGAATCTTTGAATTCCGACATTTTAAACAGTGAGATTGGGAAGAAAACATATAGTAAACGAAGtaacaaaaatcaaaaagatACAGGTAGGATCAgtaaattggaaattgcTAATCATGtcaaaaatcatttttccAGTTTACCTGCTAAAGAGAATGATATCATAACTGGATTCTTGTACAAGGTCAAGCACCAAGACAAAGAGTTTAAATTAACgtttcaataa
- a CDS encoding coupling of ubiquitin conjugation to ER degradation protein, putative (Similar to S. cerevisiae CUE1;~In S. cerevisiae: endoplasmic reticulum membrane protein that recruits the ubiquitin-conjugating enzyme Ubc7p to the ER where it functions in protein degradation; contains a CUE domain that binds ubiquitin to facilitate intramolecular monoubiquitination) produces the protein MDSSTILFIGAVAVAFIFLKWMVSPIPQQNEFNIDRLSQDQSTGSTTSSNAQHNRDTHSISTQSHRNSRRAVTESMIEVVQSIAPMLTVEQIRYDLENTGNVEATVNRFMELGDLPFPPGYVRPQQPSSSEEPKKQEVFGRRSVNLLEKYNIDAKNPKNDHNSLLHQRRQEMILGARKRLAAQLSNEL, from the coding sequence ATGGACTCATCAactatattatttattggagCAGTCGCAGTTgctttcatttttttgaaatggaTGGTGTCCCCAATACCACAACAGAATGAGTTTAACATAGATCGTTTGTCACAAGACCAATCCACAGGATCGACCACGTCATCCAACGCACAACACAATCGAGACACGCATTCTATATCAACACAGTCACACCGAAACAGCAGAAGAGCCGTGACAGAATCTATGATCGAAGTTGTACAGTCTATTGCCCCTATGTTGACAGTCGAACAAATAAGATACGACTTAGAAAATACCGGAAATGTGGAAGCCACTGTAAACCGATTCATGGAGTTGGGCGATTTACCTTTCCCTCCAGGATACGTGCGTCCACAACAACCATCGTCAAGTGAAGAAccaaagaaacaagaagTGTTTGGCAGACGATCAGTTAATTTATTGGAAAAGTATAACATTGATGCAAAGAACCCAAAAAACGATCACAATAGCTTATTACACCAAAGAAGACAAGAAATGATTCTTGGTGCCAGAAAGAGATTGGCTGCTCAGTTAAGCAACGAATTGTAA
- a CDS encoding chromatin assembly complex subunit, putative (Similar to S. cerevisiae CAC2;~In S. cerevisiae: component of the chromatin assembly complex (with Rlf2p and Msi1p) that assembles newly synthesized histones onto recently replicated DNA, required for building functional kinetochores, conserved from yeast to humans) — translation MEATILTVHWHNDNQPIYSVDFQPEQPELANSSTSMSTESTRLATGGGDNNIRIWRLTSSNSVEYMSTLQKHSQAVNAVRFNPRGDILASAGDDGTLLLWKKSEAIVKTLESEDDEDLKESWQVVGTIRSSTAEIMDICWSPNGDQIVTGSMDNILRIYQLEFSSGKVSGTIIRSFSDHTHYIQGVFWDPLNKFIVSQSADRSVNVYLISQSESKSIEINLKQKFQKFGNLYLYYPETLQSFFRRLAFSPDGSILVTPAGLEETSNNETLNNVLYIYSRASLFTSPIYKITGLSKPAIAVSFNPIRYKLDGTSTLKLPYKLVFAVATQDGVVLYSTRDNFKPLGLVSNLHYSSITDLKWTIDGSRIIVSSTDGFCSTINFPDSAFGERYTDGQVSVPHNNGILLEEISQAKTESNLESAVSSEIPNENSPNPKNENSQSSTPPIDLFFDKNQKVKKRITPTLIS, via the coding sequence atggaAGCTACGATACTTACAGTTCATTGGCACAATGACAATCAGCCAATTTATTCAGTTGATTTCCAGCCAGAACAACCAGAGTTGGCCAATTCGTCAACATCGATGTCTACTGAGTCGACAAGATTGGCAACAGGAGGAGGTGACAACAATATCAGAATCTGGAGACTAACCTCTTCAAACTCAGTGGAATACATGAGCACATTACAAAAACATTCTCAAGCAGTCAACGCAGTTCGGTTCAATCCTCGAGGTGACATCTTAGCGTCAGCAGGTGATGATGGAACATTACTATTATGGAAGAAGAGTGAAGCTATAGTAAAAACATTAGAGTCAGAAGACGATGAGGATTTAAAGGAAAGCTGGCAAGTTGTTGGCACAATTCGATCAAGTACAGCGGAGATCATGGATATCTGTTGGTCGCCCAACGGAGACCAAATTGTCACAGGGTCAATGGACAATATTCTCCGTATCTATCAGTTGGAATTCTCTTCTGGAAAAGTTTCTGGCACAATTATTCGGAGTTTTTCTGATCACACTCATTACATACAAGGTGTGTTTTGGGATCCTTTGAACAAGTTTATTGTTAGTCAGTCAGCCGACCGTAGTGTTAATGTGTATCTAATACTGCAATCCGAGTCGAAGAGTATcgaaataaatttgaaacagaaatttcaaaagtttggcaatttatatttgtattaTCCAGAAACTTTGCAGTCCTTTTTTAGAAGATTGGCTTTTTCACCAGATGGTTCTATACTAGTGACACCTGCTGGGTTGGAGGaaacatcaaataatgaaacttTGAATAATGTTCTTTATATATACTCACGTGCAAGTCTATTTACCTCAccaatttacaaaataacAGGATTGAGTAAGCCCGCAATAGCCGTCAGCTTCAATCCAATCAGATACAAACTAGATGGCACTTCAACGCTAAAGTTACCTTACAAATTGGTATTTGCAGTGGCGACACAAGATGGCGTCGTTCTTTACTCCACACGGGACAACTTCAAGCCTTTGGGCCTTGTTTCTAATTTGCATTATAGCTCTATTACTGATTTGAAATGGACTATTGATGGTTCTAGAATTATTGTTAGTTCAACAGATGGGTTTTGTTCCACAATTAACTTCCCTGATAGTGCATTTGGTGAGCGATATACTGATGGCCAAGTTAGTGTGCCCCATAATAATGGCATTTTACTTGAAGAAATACTGCAAGCAAAAACTGAACTGAATCTTGAATCTGCCGTTTCGTCAGAGATACCCAATGAAAACCTgccaaatccaaaaaatgaaaattccCAAAGTTCTACCCCTCCTATTGATTTATTCTTTGACAAGAACCAAAAAGTGAAGAAGAGAATAACGCCAACACTAATACTGTAG
- a CDS encoding leucine aminopeptidase, putative (Similar to S. cerevisiae APE1), whose protein sequence is MDSIFRFQLPDMSATIPRLPSKQEAAPTKNDIFDNYYESYSEKYIEFMNNNPTTYHTIGHFKSLLENNGFTFLPDNKPITDLSPGFYFTSKDDQCLVAFIIGGNWEPEKGSCFVGSHCDALSVKINPRGSLRDSVNGYELLGVAPYSGSLNKLWLNRDLGLAGSILVRDYKTGKIFRKLIKSHPDPIAFIPQLPEVFPGSPKEYNTQTEMVPIYGYTTENLVPTDEEKQSKFFNRHSLALLRYVSKLAEVPLASIVDLDLDLVDIQPSCRGGLGNEFIYSGSLDDRLCAFASVYGLIEYSQRFYLDKDIETFDGLNGIYLANHEEIGSESRTGAKGGFLIDILKSSVSDKHQTHTPEAIANLTTNTIFLSSDVTHALNPNFKNVYLENNFPVPNTGPSIKFDSNYHVLSDSKGNEFLTRIIDDLSGIKLQHFHIRNDSRSGGTIGPIMSDSRRGINGAKLIIDVGLPILSMHSIRSIAGYKDVGIGIRFFKEVFSKWKSTIDIMENRE, encoded by the coding sequence ATGGATCTGATTTTTCGATTTCAATTACCAGATATGTCGGCGACTATTCCTCGATTACCAAGCAAACAAGAAGCTGCACCAACAAAGAACGATATATTTGACAACTACTACGAAAGTTACAGTGAAAAGTACATTGAATTTATGAACAACAACCCAACAACATACCACACTATTGGccatttcaaatcattactTGAAAACAACGGATTCACTTTTTTGCCAGATAACAAGCCAATCACAGACTTATCACCAGGATTTTATTTCACATCTAAAGACGACCAGTGTTTGGTTGCATTTATTATTGGGGGGAATTGGGAACCAGAAAAAGGTTCTTGTTTTGTTGGCAGTCATTGTGATGCCTTGAGTGTTAAAATAAATCCGCGTGGGCTGTTACGGGATAGCGTCAATGGATATGAGTTGTTAGGAGTAGCACCTTATTCGGGAAGCCTTAATAAATTGTGGTTGAATAGAGACTTGGGTCTTGCTGGGTCAATTTTGGTACGAGACTACAAGACAGGAAAAATATTTCggaaattgatcaaatctCATCCTGATCCAATTGCCTTTATCCCTCAACTACCAGAAGTTTTCCCTGGTTCGCCAAAGGAATATAATACCCAGACTGAAATGGTACCTATTTACGGATACACCACTGAAAATTTGGTACCTACTGACGAGGAAAAACAGagtaaatttttcaaccgTCATTCCTTGGCGCTTTTGAGATATGTATCAAAATTGGCTGAGGTTCCACTTGCTTCTATTGTTGACCTTGACCTAGACCTAGTGGATATACAACCAAGCTGCCGAGGAGGTTTAGGCAACGAATTTATTTACCTGGGTAGTTTAGATGATAGGCTATGTGCTTTTGCTTCAGTGTATGGTTTGATAGAGTATAGTCAGAGGTTTTACTTGGACAAGGATATCGAAACATTTGATGGGTTGAATGGTATTTATCTAGCCAATCACGAGGAAATAGGAAGTGAAAGCAGAACTGGAGCCAAAGGAGGGTTTCTAATTGATATTCTAAAATCAAGTGTGAGTGATAAACACCAAACACATACACCAGAAGCAATTGCTAATTTGACTACCAATACAATCTTTTTGTCATCAGATGTAACCCACGCCTTAAAcccaaatttcaaaaacgTGTATTTGGAGAATAATTTTCCGGTACCAAACACAGGACCTTCTATTAAGTTTGATTCCAATTATCACGTTTTGAGTGATTCTAAAGGTAATGAATTTTTGACACGGATAATAGATGATTTATCGGGAATCAAACTTCAACACTTTCACATAAGAAACGATTCTCGGTCAGGTGGCACTATTGGTCCAATAATGTCTGACAGTCGAAGAGGCATTAACGGGGCTAAATTAATCATTGATGTTGGCTTGCCAATACTAAGCATGCATTCTATTAGAAGTATCGCTGGGTATAAAGATGTTGGCATAGGCATTAGGTTTTTCAAGGAAGTATTTTCCAAGTGGAAGCTGACTATTGATATAATGGAGAATAGGGAATAA
- a CDS encoding DnaJ family chaperone protein, mitochondrial precursor, putative (Similar to S. cerevisiae MDJ1;~In S. cerevisiae: involved in folding of mitochondrially synthesized proteins in the mitochondrial matrix; localizes to the mitochondrial inner membrane; member of the DnaJ family of molecular chaperones), producing the protein MRIASARFVRTGLRSFKPRTFASGRLPYTYVATRAFHSSRIRAIDFDPYKTLGVDKSADDKQIKKAYYDLVKKYHPDVNKEKDAEKRFHKIQESYELLRDKEKRAQYDQFGASAFDANGNANPFAGQRGNPFGGFGGASAGGNPFSSMGFDFEDLFREAFAGGRGAGGGGRGGRSFVTEHVGDNIEVLKTIPFKDSIFGTSVTINYKAVDSCTTCSGSGLKSGAKKNTCPTCHGAGQTTHVMGGFHMSSTCPTCQGAGVTISKSDECGTCHGHGVKEIPKSKTVEIPAGVSDGTRIRIPGAGDAPMVTKDPYNQLVNGDLIIRINVQKDPIFSRNKNDLVINEEILMTTAALGGEIVVPTLDGQKIKLKVRPGVQNGRKLTIPEKGVPINRNLNNRGNLEVILNVKTVVPETPTQKALLEALADTFNDKNAKRTDADWSLDIEDDKNGKINETFDESDLHPSKLKRIGKVLGKFFNFEQNDKDTKNNK; encoded by the coding sequence ATGAGAATAGCCTCGGCAAGATTTGTTAGAACTGGTTTGCGTTCCTTTAAACCTAGAACTTTTGCATCAGGTAGATTACCTTACACTTACGTAGCCACAAGAGCATTTCATTCATCGAGAATAAGAgctattgattttgatccTTACAAGACGTTGGGAGTAGACAAATCCGCTGAtgataaacaaatcaagaaaGCATACTACGACTTGGTCAAAAAATACCATCCTGATGTGAACAAAGAAAAGGATGCAGAAAAGAGATTCCATAAAATCCAAGAAAGTTATGAATTATTGCGAGACAAAGAGAAGAGAGCACAATATGACCAGTTTGGAGCTTCTGCCTTTGATGCAAATGGAAATGCTAATCCATTTGCAGGACAACGAGGGAATCCGTTTGGTGGATTTGGAGGAGCATCAGCAGGAGGCAATCCATTTTCAAGCATgggatttgattttgaagatttgTTTAGAGAAGCATTTGCAGGTGGAAGGGGTGCAGGAGGTGGCGGCAGAGGTGGTAGGTCGTTTGTAACCGAACATGTTGGTGACAATATTGAAGTTTTGAAAACCATTCCCTTTAAAGATTCTATATTTGGTACTTCTGTGACAATAAATTACAAAGCAGTTGATTCATGCACAACATGTAGTGGAAGTGGATTGAAATCAGGAGCCAAAAAGAACACTTGTCCAACATGTCATGGTGCTGGTCAGACTACTCATGTCATGGGCGGATTCCATATGTCTTCCACATGTCCAACATGTCAAGGTGCTGGTGTTACTATATCGAAAAGTGATGAGTGTGGAACATGTCATGGTCATGGTGTTAAAGAAATTCCTAAATCTAAAACTGTTGAAATCCCTGCTGGTGTTAGTGATGGTACTAGAATTAGAATCCCTGGTGCTGGTGATGCCCCAATGGTAACCAAAGACCCTTATAACCAATTGGTGAATGGTGATTTGATCATCAGAATTAATGTTCAAAAGGACCCTATTTTTAGTCGTaacaaaaatgatttaGTGATCAATGAAGAAATATTGATGACCACTGCTGCATTAGGAGGAGAAATCGTTGTACCAACTTTGGATGGACAAaagataaaattaaaagtgAGACCTGGTGTTCAAAATGGAAGAAAATTAACCATACCTGAAAAGGGGGTACCAATAAATAGAAACTTGAATAACCGTGGTAACTTGGAAGTTATTTTAAATGTCAAGACTGTTGTCCCAGAAACTCCAACACAAAAGGCCTTATTAGAGGCCTTGGCTGATACATTCAATGACAAGAATGCCAAAAGAACAGACGCCGATTGGAGTTTGGATATCGAAGATGACAAAAATGGCAAGATAAACGAGACATTTGACGAAAGTGATTTGCATCCTTCCAAGTTGAAAAGAATAGGGAAAGTATTAGGcaagtttttcaattttgaacAGAATGACAAAGATACAAAgaataacaaataa
- the HEX1 gene encoding N-acetyl-beta glucosaminidase, putative (In C. albicans: highly glycosylated enzyme that is secreted to the periplasm and to the culture medium; required for full virulence; may have role in scavenging for carbon or nitrogen;~No apparent orthologue in S. cerevisiae), translating into MVFDKMIVFHLLLWLCNAIIHAAKVDILPAPQSIIWENDTAIIINPRLLRENTSCSLLEDAFSRTVSAIEKSKWRPFPIDDFENANGKDIKTSLVDIQVDDVTVDLQLGVNESYTLKINSNGIKIHAATIWGALHGLVSLQQLIVYTCDDKYVVPSSVTISDFPKFKHRGLMIDSGRNFLTVDSILEQIDIMSLSKMNSLHWHLVDSQSWPVALESYPHMIKDAYSNDEVYSKNDLKYIVDYARSRGVRVIPEIDMPGHARAGWKQVDPTIVECADAFWSDAAVEPPPGQLNIESEKTYEVISNVYNELSDIFVDDVFHVGNDELQEKCYSAQLSPNNTVTDLLRRYLKKTLPIFNKINHRKLTMWDDVLLSDVSVDNIPSNITLQVWHEIGGVKNLTSRGYDVVVSSSDFLYLDCGYAGWVTNDPRYVEIPENIDFNTGQGGSWCGPYKSYQRIYNFDFTANLTEAEKEHVLGAEAALWSEQVDSTVLTTKIWPRTTALAELTWSGNKDRKGHHRGYEFTQRILNFREYLIKLGYNVSPLVPKYCLLNPHACDLYKTPPVY; encoded by the coding sequence atggtgtttgataaaatgattgtttttcatttgCTTCTTTGGTTGTGCAATGCCATCATCCATGCTGCTAAGGTTGACATACTCCCTGCTCCGCAGTCAATAATCTGGGAAAATGATACTgcaattattatcaatccGAGATTGTTACGGGAAAATACCTCCTGCTCACTTTTGGAGGATGCATTTAGTAGAACCGTCTCGGCAATAGAAAAGCTGAAGTGGCGACCATTCCCCATCGATGACTTTGAGAACGCAAATGGTAAAGACATTAAAACATCTTTGGTAGATATCCAGGTAGATGATGTTACAGTCGACTTACAACTCGGAGTTAATGAATCCTACACCTTgaaaattaattcaaatggAATTAAGATACATGCAGCAACAATCTGGGGAGCATTACATGGTTTGGTTAGTCTCCAACAATTGATAGTTTATACCTGTGATGACAAGTATGTTGTACCCCTGTCAGTGACAATTTCTGATTTTCCCAAATTCAAACATAGAGGGTTGATGATTGATTCAGGGAGGAACTTCTTAACAGTGGATTCTATACTTGAACAAATAGATATCATGTCATTGTCGAAGATGAATTCATTGCACTGGCATTTGGTGGATTCACAAAGCTGGCCTGTGGCATTGGAAAGTTATCCACACATGATAAAGGATGCTTACAGCAATGATGAAGTTTATTCCAAGAACGACTTAAAGTATATTGTTGACTATGCTCGTTCGAGAGGGGTGCGCGTGATTCCAGAAATTGATATGCCTGGGCATGCTAGAGCTGGATGGAAACAAGTTGACCCAACCATAGTTGAGTGTGCAGATGCATTTTGGAGCGACGCTGCTGTTGAACCGCCACCAGGACAATTAAACATCGAGTCGGAGAAAACCTATGAAGTAATTTCTAATGTCTACAATGAATTATCAgatatttttgttgatgatgtcTTCCACGTTGGAAATGACGAGCTTCAAGAAAAATGTTATTCGGCTCAACTTCTGCCAAATAATACAGTTACAGATTTGTTAAGGCGATACTTAAAGAAAACATTACCAATTTTTAATAAGATTAATCACCGAAAACTCACTATGTGGGATGACGTTTTACTATCTGATGTATCAGTAGATAATATCCCCAGCAACATCACTTTACAAGTTTGGCATGAAATTGGTGGAGTCAAAAACTTGACTTCCAGAGGCTATGATGTCGTAGTGTCACTGTCTGATTTTTTGTATCTTGATTGTGGCTACGCTGGATGGGTAACAAATGATCCTAGATATGTCGAAATACCAGAAAACATTGACTTCAACACAGGCCAAGGAGGAAGTTGGTGCGGACCCTATAAGTCATATCAACGAATTTACAACTTTGATTTTACTGCCAATTTGACTGAGGCAGAAAAAGAACATGTTTTAGGTGCCGAGGCTGCGTTATGGTCAGAGCAAGTTGATTCTACTGTCTTGACTACAAAGATATGGCCCCGTACTACAGCACTTGCCGAATTAACATGGAGCGGGAACAAGGATCGCAAAGGACACCACAGAGGATATGAATTCACTCAAAGAATATTAAACTTCAGGGAGTATTTAATTAAGTTAGGATACAATGTTTCTCCGTTGGTGCCAAAATACTGTTTGCTAAACCCACACGCTTGTGATTTGTATAAAACACCTCCAGTTTATTAG